A genomic segment from Gimesia sp. encodes:
- a CDS encoding PHB depolymerase family esterase, whose protein sequence is MDETLNNLPHVDEKIKNKFVEDQISREFQNGILTIPYRIMSPENLSTGRKYPLVVFLHGAGSRGSDNYQQLQTLPKQLATPLWRKKYESYVMAPQCPSEFWWGMWQVTDQVAILIQETIQSHPQIDPDRVYLIGLSMGGSGCWSLATRHPDLFAAIASFCGQGNPENASTMSAIPIWVVHGDDDRVINVSYSREMVHALQKVNAKVVYHELPGIGHNCWEESYQEPSPMMNWMFQQNRYKRR, encoded by the coding sequence ATGGATGAGACACTTAATAATCTTCCACACGTTGATGAAAAGATAAAAAATAAATTTGTAGAAGATCAGATCTCCCGTGAGTTTCAGAATGGAATACTAACAATTCCCTATCGAATTATGTCACCAGAGAACCTGTCAACGGGACGAAAGTACCCTTTAGTTGTTTTTTTACATGGTGCGGGAAGCAGGGGAAGTGACAACTATCAGCAGTTGCAGACCCTGCCCAAACAGTTGGCAACGCCACTCTGGCGGAAAAAGTATGAATCATATGTTATGGCGCCGCAGTGCCCATCTGAATTCTGGTGGGGGATGTGGCAGGTAACAGATCAAGTCGCGATACTAATTCAGGAAACGATCCAGTCTCATCCACAGATTGATCCTGACCGTGTTTATCTGATAGGTCTTTCGATGGGAGGGAGCGGTTGCTGGAGTCTAGCGACACGTCACCCAGATCTCTTCGCTGCCATAGCCTCTTTCTGTGGGCAGGGAAATCCCGAAAATGCTTCCACAATGTCAGCGATTCCCATCTGGGTGGTACATGGAGATGATGATAGAGTCATCAATGTTTCGTATTCCAGAGAGATGGTTCATGCACTGCAGAAGGTGAATGCTAAAGTTGTCTATCACGAACTACCGGGTATTGGTCACAACTGCTGGGAGGAGAGTTATCAGGAACCC